The Candidatus Obscuribacterales bacterium sequence TCGATCGCCCTCTTGCCGTTCTCTCAGACGTCCCTCAGCCGACGTTCAACTATTTCAAGGAGTTGTTCGCACAGGTCACTAATCCACCTATTGACCCCATTCGGGAGTCGCTAGTGACTTCCACATCGTCTCTCATCGGGCCAGAGCAGGACCTAACCGAGTCCTCGGCCGAACAAGCGCGACGAATCGTTGTCGACTCGCCTGTGCTCACTGTCCCTGAAATGGAGGGCCTCAAGCAGTACACTGGGGGAGGTGCTCGCACCAAAGTCATTGATACCACTTTCGCCGTTGCAGAGGGTAAGCTCGGCCTCCAGCGCGCCCTGGCTCGCATCAACGCTGAAGCAACCAATGCTGTTAACGAGGGATACACTACTATTTGCCTCTCAGATCGAGCCGCAGGTCCAACTCGAGTCTCAACGCCTTCCCTCCTTGCAACGGGTGCCGTACA is a genomic window containing:
- a CDS encoding glutamate synthase central domain-containing protein, encoding MLEGKGEALGSMGIDRPLAVLSDVPQPTFNYFKELFAQVTNPPIDPIRESLVTSTSSLIGPEQDLTESSAEQARRIVVDSPVLTVPEMEGLKQYTGGGARTKVIDTTFAVAEGKLGLQRALARINAEATNAVNEGYTTICLSDRAAGPTRVSTPSLLATGAV